In Sulfolobales archaeon, the DNA window AAGATATCTATCTCTAAAAGAGAATAAGAGAAACTCCGAGGATAACTCACACTCGGAATCTCGTAGAGATCTGAGGTAGTGAGTTATATCATTCTGAGATCTGGTTGAAGATCAAGATCTGCGAAGAGGTTTTCAAGTTAATAATATTCCATAAATTATATAGCTTGTGGAGAAAAAGATATGGATTTTAATGCCGGGTTTGTTCTGAACCTGATCTACGGGATCATAATAATAGTTGTGGTAGCAGTATTACTTATCATAGCAAACAGATACCTATTCAAGTTTCTGAGAATAAGATTTAGAAAAAGCATTGTGTTATTCTTCGAGATGGTGATTGCTCTTCTTATAATATCATTTGCCGTGGGAAGTATAGCATCTTTATACGGCTTTCGAGAGGTTTTTATAGTTGTCTTCGGTCTCTTCATATTAGGAGTTCTAGCAATAATAATAGGATCTAGACATGTGCTAGAAGAATACATGAGCGGGGTTCTAGCAATAGAGATCCATGATCTAAGGGTTGGAGACTATATAGAGGTGGATCATGTGAGAGGCTATATAGTAGCTCTTAATGAAACCTCGATAGTGGTAAGAGACATGCATAGAGATCTTGTATACATACCATATACAAAGCTGCTTCACTCACCATTCAAAAGATTCAGAGTAGAGGAAGGACATGAGATCGTGATCCCGATCGTGATACCCTACGTATCAGATCTTGCAGAGCTGAGAAACAGGATCATGGAGAGAGCACGAGAGCTAGGTATTGAGAATGTAAGGATCTCTATTGAGAGTCTGAGTGAGAAGAGTATAAGACTTATAATAAGAGGGATCATAAGAGACCTCAGGAGAGAAGAAGAGATAAGATACTCGATGCTAGATGAGATCTATAGCAGAGCATTCCAGAAGATCAGAGAAAACAGATCTGTGTAGAATCTCTAGATAATACACGAATCGATCTCGCATCATCTCAGATGAAAGAATAAAGCTTCTAATCCTATAGCAAGGTTAAGCTCCTTCAACAGAAAGCTATCACTATTTCTCGGTAGATGGCTGGGAGGCTGGATATAAAAAGCATGAAAAACTATGAACAGCCATCTACCTCTCAACGGCTTTCTTCCTCCCCTGCCCCGCCTGCGGGAGCTCGTCTCCAGCAGTAGTTGGCGATATCTAAACAAGGATGTGGTCTATGTTGAAATCACGAGAAAACATAATAATGCTATAAATTAAAATCCCATGAAATATAACACTTATTACTTGGGTATGTTGTCTTGATCAAAGTACTCACATTGTACTTTACTAGGGATAAACTAACATTTAACCCAAGAAGTCTTGAAAGCGTAGTAAATCAAATTAATGTATCACAAGACATCTACGTAATTTCAGCTGAGCCTATTGATCTTTGGAATTATGGTTTCCACATATCAAACGTTGTCATTCCAACGAAATCAACATGGCCTGTCCCCATTAAAGTAGGATATTCATTTAACGCAGCTTTAGTTAAGATTAACAAGGAAATAGATCGTTATGATTATGTATTCAAAGTTGATGGTGATGTTATCTTACCCAAGGATTATCTAATTAACCTCGCATCTCGTAAGCCTCATGTTGCTGGTATAGGACCTGCTTTGTTAATCTCTACTGCTTTCTTCAAGAAATTATTGAAAAACAAGTATCCTGTAACGTACTGTGATGACGGCTTCATATTTGCACTAGCGATCTCAAAAGGTATGTGGCCGTTACATTATACTGGTAGAGGTGATGTCATAATACCTCCAATTATAACACTCAAGGATAGAGAGTATATTTACGGAGTAGAGTACTATAGATGGGGTTTACCTCTTATATTATTAGTAATACTTCCCATTACGAGAATATACCTTAAAATAACTAAGAAAATGAAGGAGTATCAACGTAAAGACTTAAGAGCATACTTATACAATATAGTAGGCTACGTTCACGCACTTATTCACAATGTAAAGAAGTATGAATTTAGCCGGGAGTATGGGAGAATGAGAATTATACACTTGTACCATAAATTCCGGGCAACTAAGACTGTTGATTTCCATGGGGATTAATTTTTAAGCCTGCGAAGTAAGATATCTATTCCAACGTTCTTTCTCATGGCTTTATCTGGTATTACTAGATACAACAACAAGTCCTTGAGCGTAAAAGAGCCTCCGCTCCAAGTGGAGTAATCAAGCCGCAGATAGTCTAAATAATTAATATCGGCTCTTGGAATAAACTTATCAAACCATTCTTCGATTTTCTTTCTAAAATAATGATCCTTCATGATACCATGTAAAGTTCCAAGCACTGCATATATAGCTACGCGCGGATTTGGTTTTACACTTGTAGAAAGGTTGATCAAGAGTTCGTTCTTCACGAGTCTTCTTTTTATCAATTGTTTAAAGTTCAAAGCATTTACTATTGAGTAAGGGATGCTGTAAATAAACGATAGAAATTCGTGTAAAGCTTTACGGCTACCCGTGAGGGGATTGAGCAGGATGTTATTTCTGAACACGTAATATAGTCTAACACTATTCACTTTCTGCTGAGTTGCAACGTAATGTATTCCCCCGGTCTTTGTTAAAACTACGCTGAAATATCCTCTCTTCGCGTTTTCTAGCCCACATGAGATATCATCCCCACCGATGTAGAAGTAAGGATAGATGGGAGCTGAGTTTGGATTATATAAAGTAAAAGAAGCTGGAACATGCGATGATAGTAAGAACTCGGGTAAATTTTCTTTTTTAAGAATTATACTATTGAACTCCTCTCGTGACATTACAGGTAATATCATGAATGATTGATTAAGAACGTTCACGTAGTTTATGTTGGGTGCTAATAGTTTAGAACGTTCAGCCTCTTCACGTACGAAGTTCATGATTTCATCTAGATCTTGCGCGTGCTTAAGGCTCGGATTTTCCAAGAGGACATCCCTGTCTCCTACTATATGCATTGTTGTTATTGCATGGTACTTGATTTTTAGTGAGTTAAATTTCTCAGCTGTATCTATCATCTCCTTGACTATGTTTGGATAGAGAATAATGAAATCATTATCAATATTTAATATGTATTTAGCACCTCTTTTCTTTTCTAAGAGAAAACCATAAGTTATCGCAAAGCTATTTCCCAGGTCCTTATCAAATCTTTTGCTCTCGAAATTTACAGACATTTCCTTCGATAATCTTGACCCGAGGTTGACCAGTTTCTCGTATGATCCATCAAAAGACGCATTATCTATAAGTAATACCCGGCCATCTATGAAATCACCGAGTCTAGCCAATGTCTTAAAAGCACTATATAAGCTGAGCATTGATATAGGTAAATAGTTATTTGAATTAAAGTTCTGAGTAACAATACTTACTTTTATCTTACTCATCTCAGACCTCCTCCCGCCCTAGAGTGCGAGGTTCTGAGACGGTTTAGAGCTACATTCCCGGCTCTCACCGGATTTAGCTCTGCGCCCGGTCTCAGGCACATTAACCCTACCCCGTGTAGAGCGGGGCTCGGGGGTATGATTCTTATCTTGAGCAGTATGACCATCTCCAGAATAATGCTAAAGATTACAGAGCTTATAAAACCTCACCACACCATCCCAAGGTTGAGTACTACGAGCCTGTTGAATATCTTATCATAATGTTCTGCAAGAAGGGTGGCACAGCACTTAGATATGATAGAATACACGAAGTTTACAATTCTGAAAGCCTCGCCCTTTAGAGTTGTATTCTCTTTTCTCGATTCTCACCTTCGCAACTATTGCCGCATGAAGCTCTTTGACAACCACTGTATCCCCTGGCCTGTGAAGACCTGCGTAGACTGTGTCTTCTGTAGAAGTTTTTAAGCTGTTTTAGCTGCTATAGGTTCCTGAAGATATGTATCTCGAGGTAGGCTCCGTGATGCCTGCTGATATAGCTCTCGATGATCCTGCGAATGGTGAGCAGGTGCTGAGGGAGAAGCCCGTGCTGATAATACCCAAGATAATCTAAAACACTTGAACGAATTCAAGTATGCTACGCGGGTAGCCACCTTTTCATCAGACACGTAAGATATGGTGAGAGAAGTAGTATCAGGGTCTTCGGAGTTATGAGATCCGTTGCAAGCCTCTGTCTAAGCTAGGTTCCTAGTAATGGTTGAAGAGATCTTTGTCTAGGCAGTGTTCTCTCTTCTCTTCATATAAAGATATAGAATGATTCCAATAAAAGCCCATATTCCTATGACTCCTACTGCACTGTATTTTTCTATGAGGTTGAATGCTAATGCCATGATCATTATAGGTGTTCCTATGAGTACTGTTACTGGTACATCTCTGATTCGTGGTGTTGAGAAGCCTCCGTAAAGTACTCCTCTTCTGGAGAGCACTCCCAGTGATATTGCTACTATGAGATAGTTGATTAGAGACCCTATCGCGTATATCTCTAGTATTAGAGAGATCTCTCCAGGTATTATTAGAACTAATGAGATTAGGTATGCTATTACCAGGGATATGTATGGGGTTCTAAATTTAGGATGTACTCTACCAAAGATCTGGTGGGTCATTCTATCTTGAGATAGAATATAGAGGAGTCTTGAGAATGCTACATAACCTGTCAGAGCAGCCATGAGCATTATAAGGATTATATTAACCGCTATTAGAGGAGCTATTAAGAGCGATATATAAGGTGTTCTCTCCGCGATCATGAAGATTGCTAGTGCAGGATTCTCTTGAAGAGATCTATGTGGTATCATGTTCATGAGAAGTATTGAAAGCGATAGACTGTAAAAGGCTCCGATCATTATCACCAGTATTGTGGCTCTAGGTATCTGGATCAAAGGTTTTCGAGCTTCACCAGCTAGCTGACCTATAGAATCTAATCCTGTGAATCCTCTCGATGCCAGAGCTAGAGATAAGAGTAGATCTGGTGGTTGAATTCCCTTCCACATGAATTGAGGAGCCTCGTAAAAGCTCTGATGGAGGAGCATATAGAATATGTTATAGAGAGATAGAAATCCTACGAGGATAATATCTAGGATAGCTATCGACATAGCCACTCTAGCAGATTCTCTGATCCCTATTAGAGTTAAGATGAATAGCACTGTTGAGAGGATTAATGCAACAATGTTCTCGGGTATCTGAGTCATCGCACCATGTATATGATAAAGTTCTAACATGCTTCTCAGATATGTAGCCGCATCAAGAGTTCCATAGCTTATCATTATAATCTGGTCTAGTGAGAGCAGCCATACTGATATGAGAGCTATTAGAGATCCTAGAGAGTATCTCACATATATATAGGATCCTCCTACCTCGGGAAAATGAGATCCCATCTCACCATATATGAGTGCTATGAGAATCATGAGAATCACAGCGTACAAGGCTATAAAGAGAAAACTTCCTCCAGCATATAATGCTATGAATCCTATCATGAGATAGTATGTAGACTGAGAATCGCTGTGCACTAGGGAGTATATATCGAATGTATTAAGATCTCTTTTAAGCCAGTCTCTTCTAAGCTTCATTTCACTTAACCAGTTCAAAAAGATTATCTAGAGGACCTATAACAACTATGTAATCTCCTTCCTGAATAACCTCATCAGGAGCGTTATGAAGATCCTCAGAACCTCTTATGATCATAACACTAACATTATACTTCTCCTCGATCTCTCTAATAGTGCTTCCAAGAATCTTCATATCTCCTGTTACAAAGCTTTCCAGCATTGAGACTCTTCCTCTGATCGGTGTGATCCTATAGAATTTAAGAGAAAGAGTTCTCTGAATCCTTCCAAGAATGCAGCCTGGAACGTTAATCACGCTAAAACCCTCAGCCTCAGCCTCGGAAATCTTCTCACTACTCTTGAGAGCTACAATGATCACGGGAATACCCTGTTCCTTCATATACCTCGCAACCTTGATATTAAGATCCTCGTTAGGAGAAATGAGTATAGATGCTTCTACATAGTTGAACTCTACATCTCTTAAAACCTCTGATAAGATGCTCTCATCAATACTATTCATATCTGGCACAAGCCTGATGTAAACAGGTTTTCTCACGAAGAGCTCTCCCCGCTCCTCAACTGTTATCACGTGAACACTATAACCATTCTCCACAAGCACGTCTACAAGCATTAGAGAGGTGTCATCCATGCTGTCGAGAACTATAGCTTCTCTTCTCAAATCTATCAGCCTACCACTCAGTCTCGATTCTACCAATAAAATGAATTTAAGAGTTCAGATATTTATTTATCTACCTCGCATCATAGAACAAACATTGTTTCAAACACATTAGTGGTGGGGCCGCGGGGATTTGAACCCCGGACCACGAGGGCCCAAGCCTCGCATCCTACCAAGCTAGACTACGGCCCCACCGCATGATATTTTAATGGTAGGGGAGTCTTAAATATTTCGAGAGAAGATCTTGATTATAGGATAGATAGAATCTCGCCAGAGGATCTTGAGATCCTCATTCTAAGATGAAGAAGATCTCTTCTTCATATACTCATCGATTACTTCTTTCAAAGCTCTTCCTCTATGGCTGATCCATATCTTAATATCTTCACCTAGTTCTGCGAATGTTTTATCATAATTCTCTGGAATGAATATAGGGTCGAAGCCAAAGCCTTTAAATCCTCTGATCTCTCTACTGATTCTTCCACGTACTATGCCTGTTGCCAGTCTCAGATTCTTTTCTCCTTTGAATCTATATGCTATCACAGCTTTGAAATAGGCTTCTCTATTGTTCTTCTCCTCTAATAGTTTCAGCACTCCTTCTAATCCTATGGTTTTGTATACGTAGCTTGAGAAAGGTCCTGGAAAGCCTTTGAGAGACTCTATGAAAAGCCCTGAATCTTCTCTCATAATAATATCCCACTTCTCAGCTTCTCTTATCTGATCTAATGCGTTTTCAAGTGTGTAGAGTGCTATCTTCTCTAACTCTTCTTCTTGTATCTCTATCTTTCTAATGCTATCCGGCATTCCATCTACTATGAATTCTACTCCTGGGTATAGTCTTTCTAGGAGGAGTCTTGTCTCAAGAATCTTGTTAGTGTTATTGGTCAGATTAAGTATTCTAATGATCAAATGCTTCTCCCCTTACTCCATATATCCTCAAAATATCTGATCATGCTCTCTCCAACACTCTGATCATATATCACTACAGAGACTTCATGATTTCTTGTGAGAGCTGACTCAGTCCAGTTATGAGATCCTATGAATACAATGTATCCATCGATTATAACGATCTTGGCATGAGTAGTTTTAGAAGCACTTTCATCAAGCTTTATAGAGATGCTCATGTTCTTAAGAAACGATATAGTCTCGGGATAGCTCTGCATGGTAGTGTCATCGACGATGATCTTCACATCAACACCTCTCCTCTTTAGATCTGCTAGAGTATATAGAAGGATATTCACAGGATCATTATACTGCTTAGGATCGTATTTTATAACGTACATTATAACGTGCACACTCTTATTAGCTCTATCAAGCCACCAACGCAGAGTATCATAGTAGTCTTTATCAGTTAAAACTCTATAGACTCCCGCACCGGAAGATGAAACGTTAACGCTCTGAGAAACATTAGATCTATAATATTCGAACCCTACCTCAAAGCCTGCAAGAAATCCTAAGATGAAAACAACTAAAATAATCACTCCAAAGGATCTTTTCAAAACCATTAAGCTCGCTCCTCATGAATAGAAGAGATTACAGAACCTATATAAATGCTTTAAGAACTATATATTCCTGAATCTATGCATCCTAAACGAAGCTCTAGCCGAAGTCTACAAGGTTGTGAATGCTATCAGATACCAGATGTCATACAGAACACTCGTAGCTGTAGGTGGAAGCTTAGACAGAATATAGAATCTGCTAAACCTTTCAGAGAACAAGCTAGAACTATGGTTAGAGGATCTAAGCAGGAGGTCTCTGACTCCCACCTCTTCTTTCATCTTAAACCACCCGCCTGTGATCACATATGATCACGTGATCTAGAGTATGCCCAGTTTTCCTAGAACGCTGGGGACAGGCATGTATACTATCACAAACTCCAGCCATAATACATGAACTATGATAGAGTTTAAAACTCCGTATCTTAATGCTATGATACCCGTGATCACGCCCACGAAGAAAGCTCCTACTATTAAGACCAGGTTAAGGGTAGGCATGTGAACCAGTGTGTAGTAGAGGGTTGAGATAAGTACTGCTGTAAGATCTCTAATACCGAGCCTATTCTCTATAAAGTATCCCTGTACATAGCCTCTCCAGAAGATCTCTTCCATGAAACCTATGAAGGCTAGAATGATCGGTAGCAGGTTCTTGTAAGCTTTTGCCGAGATCTCTATAGATAGATAAATCGAATCAACATAAGACCATAATCCTAGTAAAATCGATAGATACCCACCTATCAGGAATACAATGTATAGAATAGCAGTTGCGAGTACTGAGGAGATCATAGCTGAAGACAATCTACCTCTCAGCATGATCTTATAGAAAACTCCTCTTACAAGCATTATAACGAGAGATAGAGAACCCATGAAAGCTACAGAGATCGCCATTGATAAAATAAAGATCTCTCTTAACACTATAAATGATACTGGAAAGAGAAATAAAGGTAATATGATTATCATCAGATCTATGACATCATCTCTAGACATTTTAGAAAACCATCTCCTCATCTCCTAAAACAATCTTATAAACTCTCAGTCAAAAACCTTTTGCAAAGGAAACCGAGTTCCACCGAGAAGATCATGAAAGCCTATGAGAAGTAGCGCCGGGGGCGGGATTCGAACCCGCGCGGGGTTTCCCCCACTGGCTCTCCAGGCCAGCCCCTTAGACCGCTCGGGCACCCCGGCCCAATTGAGAGATAGTGTCACAGGATATATATTTTTCCTAGAGAAGAGGGTGAGAAGCTCACCACCTAGGAGACATCTCATCACTCTACTTTGCTACAAAGAGCTAGATGAACTGCGGGCAACTGCTGGGAACGAGCTCTCGTAGGCAGGGCTGGGAAGAAAAAGCCTTTGAGAGGTAGATAGCTGGAAGGTTGAACACAAAAAGCATTAAAAACCTATGATCAGCCATCTATCGAGAAACTGTGTCAATGTCGTGTTCTGAGAGTGGTTGCCCGTGTTATTTGTTTGGGTTTGTTCAGGTGTTTTAGATTATCTTGGGTATTATCAGCACGGGCTTCTCCCTCAGCACCTGCTCACCATTCGCAGGATCATCGAGAGCTATATCAGCAGGCATCACGGAGCCTACCTCGAGATACATATCTTCAGGAACCTATAGCAGCTAAAACAGCTTAAAAACTTCTACAGAAGACACAGTCTTTATTCAGACGATGAATGCGGTATAGTAAGGTTTATAATTTATATATTGATTTAATAGATCGGGTGGTTTAGTCGAGAATCTTCTATATTTATATTTTAGCTGTTATCTTTGTGGTTCTGTTTTTTTCTCTAGCTACTCTCAACACTGTTTCGAGGACTTATGATAGTTGGGCTAGTTATAGGAATCCCTATATCGATGTGCTACAGAGGGTTGAGCCTGTTAATATTTCTGGAGAGCCTGTGGCCAGGCATATAGTATTTATCTTATTTGACGGTTTAAGTGTTGATAATCTTGAGAGTTTAATTAGAGAGTACGATAGCTTAAGAGAGCTCATATCTATGGGAGCCTTCTATCCTCATGGTCTAGCTAATACACCCACATACTCTACCCCTGGGAGAGCATCTATACTTACAGGCTCTCCTCCAGAGGTTAATGGTGTAATCTCTAACTTCTATAACGGGTCTCTGCAGGTTGACAGTATCGCTAGAGTAGCTAAGGATGCTGGGTTTAAGATCTTATGTTCCGGTGATGAATCTATAGAGATGCTATTATCAGGCATCATTGACGAATGCTCAAGAGTTAATATAGGAGGAGGTCATGGAGCTATAGCTTTATCTGAGGGCTTAAGGCTTTTTAATAAATACTCAGATGCAGGATATAGGGTTTTCCTCTGGATCGGCATTAGCGACATCGATGAGATAGGTCATCTTAGTACTGGTAGTAGGAGCTCAGAATATAATGCCACCATAGTTAATATTGCTAGACTCACCCTCAACTTCATAGAATCTATAGCCGGTAAGAATGTCTTAATAGTCATATTAAACGATCATGGCTTTAAAAAAGTAGGACATCACGGAGGTTCAGAGCCTGAGGTTAGGAGGGTTTTCACATTATTTATAGGACCTAAGGTTAAGCCGGGAGTATATAATATCAGCTTTACCCATAACGATATAGCTCCTACAATAGCTATGCTCATGGGCTTGAGAATACCTACGCTATCTATGGGTAGAGTCTTATCCGAAGGCTTCGATATTTCTACCGATAGAGTTGAGGCGTATGCTAAAGCCTCTAGAGAGCAAGCTTTTAGAGTTGTAGCCGCTATGGGAGGAGCTATGGGTGTGGAAATCAGCTCTGCAGCTGATCCTCTAGACTCGTATCTGCTAATCACTAGCAAGCTATACAGTGAGGGTATGATCATGAGACTGGTCCTAGTCTTGTTCCTAGCAGCTATAGCATTAGCAGGCTTATACATGTCTCTAAGAGCACGCATCTTCAGCCCTAGAAGGCTTCTAATACTCACAGTCTCTGGACTCACAGTCTATGAGGCTGTATATTGGCTGGTATACTTGATAGTTGGAGGACCTACAAGCCTCTCCGATACACTTTCGCTAAGAGATCTCCTAGATAAGATTATGGTTTCGGTGATGCTGAGCAGCGCTTTTCTAGGAGTTGTCCTAGGTTTTGTAGAGCTAACCCCATTTAGAGTTGGAATCATAAAGATTCTAATACCTACACTCACAGTACCAGCTCTAGCACTGTTTTTAAGTCTCATATATGCTTCTCCCTTCTATATAAGCTACGGTTCTACTGTAAGGTTTCCTCCACCAGATTGGAGTAGTGGGTTTATGTTCTTTGTATATCTAATGAAGGCTTCATCTACGGGGCTGGTAGGATTGCCTCTAGCACTGGTAATTGTGATAATATTCTCTATTATAGGCTTTTACATACACAGGTCACTTGAGAGACTTGAGAGAGCTGGGAAGAGTGGAGCCTAAGATCTATGATGTCGCGATTATAGGAGCTGGGGTTATAGGCTTACTAGTAGCTTACGAGCTATCAAAATTCGATCTATCAATAGTCTTAGTCGAGAAAGAAGCCGAGGCTGGGTTTGGAGTCTCTAAGGGTCATGCAGGAGTTATACATGTGATTCAGCCTCCATTCAACTCTCTTAAGAGTGTCTTAGCCCTCTATGGTAATAGACTCTATGATAAGATCTCGAGAGAGCTTAAGGTAGGCATGATCAGACTTCCAGCGCTTCTAGTGGCTAGGTCTAGGGCTCAGCTAGCACTCATACCCGTAATATACTCTATTCTAAAGCTTGTGTATGGGGTTAGAGGCTTTAAAGTCTCTATAGTTGCAGGGAAGAAGCTGAGGCTGATAGAGCCTAATGTTGTGGGCTATGCTGCGATCATGGTTGAAGGCTATGGTGTTATAGACTCTTTCGAGCTTGTATACAGGCTTCTCGATGAGTGCA includes these proteins:
- a CDS encoding mechanosensitive ion channel, with translation MDFNAGFVLNLIYGIIIIVVVAVLLIIANRYLFKFLRIRFRKSIVLFFEMVIALLIISFAVGSIASLYGFREVFIVVFGLFILGVLAIIIGSRHVLEEYMSGVLAIEIHDLRVGDYIEVDHVRGYIVALNETSIVVRDMHRDLVYIPYTKLLHSPFKRFRVEEGHEIVIPIVIPYVSDLAELRNRIMERARELGIENVRISIESLSEKSIRLIIRGIIRDLRREEEIRYSMLDEIYSRAFQKIRENRSV
- a CDS encoding phospholipase D-like domain-containing protein; the protein is MVLKRSFGVIILVVFILGFLAGFEVGFEYYRSNVSQSVNVSSSGAGVYRVLTDKDYYDTLRWWLDRANKSVHVIMYVIKYDPKQYNDPVNILLYTLADLKRRGVDVKIIVDDTTMQSYPETISFLKNMSISIKLDESASKTTHAKIVIIDGYIVFIGSHNWTESALTRNHEVSVVIYDQSVGESMIRYFEDIWSKGRSI
- a CDS encoding TrkA C-terminal domain-containing protein yields the protein MRREAIVLDSMDDTSLMLVDVLVENGYSVHVITVEERGELFVRKPVYIRLVPDMNSIDESILSEVLRDVEFNYVEASILISPNEDLNIKVARYMKEQGIPVIIVALKSSEKISEAEAEGFSVINVPGCILGRIQRTLSLKFYRITPIRGRVSMLESFVTGDMKILGSTIREIEEKYNVSVMIIRGSEDLHNAPDEVIQEGDYIVVIGPLDNLFELVK
- a CDS encoding alkaline phosphatase family protein; translation: MVLFFSLATLNTVSRTYDSWASYRNPYIDVLQRVEPVNISGEPVARHIVFILFDGLSVDNLESLIREYDSLRELISMGAFYPHGLANTPTYSTPGRASILTGSPPEVNGVISNFYNGSLQVDSIARVAKDAGFKILCSGDESIEMLLSGIIDECSRVNIGGGHGAIALSEGLRLFNKYSDAGYRVFLWIGISDIDEIGHLSTGSRSSEYNATIVNIARLTLNFIESIAGKNVLIVILNDHGFKKVGHHGGSEPEVRRVFTLFIGPKVKPGVYNISFTHNDIAPTIAMLMGLRIPTLSMGRVLSEGFDISTDRVEAYAKASREQAFRVVAAMGGAMGVEISSAADPLDSYLLITSKLYSEGMIMRLVLVLFLAAIALAGLYMSLRARIFSPRRLLILTVSGLTVYEAVYWLVYLIVGGPTSLSDTLSLRDLLDKIMVSVMLSSAFLGVVLGFVELTPFRVGIIKILIPTLTVPALALFLSLIYASPFYISYGSTVRFPPPDWSSGFMFFVYLMKASSTGLVGLPLALVIVIIFSIIGFYIHRSLERLERAGKSGA
- a CDS encoding APC family permease — protein: MKLRRDWLKRDLNTFDIYSLVHSDSQSTYYLMIGFIALYAGGSFLFIALYAVILMILIALIYGEMGSHFPEVGGSYIYVRYSLGSLIALISVWLLSLDQIIMISYGTLDAATYLRSMLELYHIHGAMTQIPENIVALILSTVLFILTLIGIRESARVAMSIAILDIILVGFLSLYNIFYMLLHQSFYEAPQFMWKGIQPPDLLLSLALASRGFTGLDSIGQLAGEARKPLIQIPRATILVIMIGAFYSLSLSILLMNMIPHRSLQENPALAIFMIAERTPYISLLIAPLIAVNIILIMLMAALTGYVAFSRLLYILSQDRMTHQIFGRVHPKFRTPYISLVIAYLISLVLIIPGEISLILEIYAIGSLINYLIVAISLGVLSRRGVLYGGFSTPRIRDVPVTVLIGTPIMIMALAFNLIEKYSAVGVIGIWAFIGIILYLYMKRRENTA
- the rdgB gene encoding RdgB/HAM1 family non-canonical purine NTP pyrophosphatase; the encoded protein is MIIRILNLTNNTNKILETRLLLERLYPGVEFIVDGMPDSIRKIEIQEEELEKIALYTLENALDQIREAEKWDIIMREDSGLFIESLKGFPGPFSSYVYKTIGLEGVLKLLEEKNNREAYFKAVIAYRFKGEKNLRLATGIVRGRISREIRGFKGFGFDPIFIPENYDKTFAELGEDIKIWISHRGRALKEVIDEYMKKRSSSS
- a CDS encoding lysostaphin resistance A-like protein; its protein translation is MSRDDVIDLMIIILPLFLFPVSFIVLREIFILSMAISVAFMGSLSLVIMLVRGVFYKIMLRGRLSSAMISSVLATAILYIVFLIGGYLSILLGLWSYVDSIYLSIEISAKAYKNLLPIILAFIGFMEEIFWRGYVQGYFIENRLGIRDLTAVLISTLYYTLVHMPTLNLVLIVGAFFVGVITGIIALRYGVLNSIIVHVLWLEFVIVYMPVPSVLGKLGIL